Proteins from a genomic interval of Symmachiella macrocystis:
- the lpdA gene encoding dihydrolipoyl dehydrogenase yields the protein MTKHNLIIIGGGPGGYVAAIRAAQLGLDVACIELDKSLGGTCLRVGCIPSKALLESSEQFSEIKGDLSSHGIMVDGVQLDLGKMLKNKDRVVRALTGGIDSLFKKNKITRYLGRGRITAAGKVTVSGSEGETELTADKIIIATGSVPATLPGIELDGDRIGTSTEALTYGEVPGHLVVIGAGAIGLEMATVWRRLGASVTILEYLDRILPGMDSAIATEALKIFKKQGLNFQLGCKVTGVTTDGKGCTVDIDGADAIHCDRVLVAVGRKPNTAELGLESVGIETDKRGFVPVDEHLATSAEGIYAVGDVIGGAMLAHKAEEEGVACVEGIVNGYGHVNYNTIPAIVYTAPEIASVGQTEDELKEADVAYRKGEFPFIANGRARAIGHTDGRVKILADEKTDRILGAHIIGPHAGDLIAEAAVAMEFGASSEDLARCCHAHPTLAEAVKEASLAVDGRALHM from the coding sequence ATGACCAAACACAACCTCATCATCATCGGCGGCGGGCCGGGTGGATATGTGGCGGCGATTCGTGCTGCCCAACTCGGCTTGGACGTCGCCTGCATTGAACTCGATAAATCTCTGGGCGGCACTTGCCTGCGAGTGGGCTGCATTCCCAGCAAGGCGCTGTTGGAATCGAGCGAACAATTCTCCGAGATCAAAGGGGACCTGTCGTCGCACGGGATCATGGTCGACGGCGTGCAATTGGACCTGGGGAAGATGCTCAAAAACAAGGATCGCGTTGTCCGCGCGCTGACCGGCGGGATCGATTCGCTATTTAAGAAAAATAAGATCACCCGATACCTAGGACGCGGTCGTATCACTGCTGCCGGCAAGGTGACTGTGTCGGGCAGTGAGGGGGAGACGGAACTTACGGCCGATAAAATCATTATTGCCACCGGCAGCGTGCCGGCGACATTGCCGGGCATTGAACTGGATGGAGACCGCATCGGCACCAGCACCGAAGCATTGACTTATGGCGAAGTCCCGGGGCATCTGGTGGTGATCGGCGCGGGTGCGATCGGTTTAGAAATGGCGACGGTTTGGCGGCGACTGGGAGCCAGCGTAACGATTCTGGAATATCTGGATCGCATTCTGCCCGGCATGGATTCCGCCATCGCCACCGAAGCATTGAAAATCTTCAAAAAGCAAGGACTGAATTTCCAACTCGGCTGCAAAGTGACCGGCGTGACGACCGACGGCAAAGGTTGCACGGTCGACATCGACGGGGCCGATGCGATCCACTGCGACCGCGTACTGGTTGCCGTGGGCCGTAAACCGAACACAGCAGAGTTGGGCCTGGAATCGGTCGGCATTGAGACCGACAAACGCGGGTTTGTGCCTGTCGATGAACATCTCGCCACCTCGGCTGAGGGAATCTATGCCGTCGGCGATGTGATCGGCGGCGCGATGTTGGCGCACAAAGCCGAAGAGGAAGGTGTCGCCTGCGTCGAAGGGATCGTCAACGGATACGGGCATGTGAATTACAACACGATTCCAGCCATCGTCTACACTGCGCCGGAAATCGCCTCGGTTGGCCAGACGGAGGATGAACTCAAGGAAGCCGACGTCGCCTATCGCAAGGGGGAATTCCCCTTCATCGCCAACGGACGCGCGCGAGCAATCGGACACACCGACGGCCGCGTGAAGATTCTGGCGGACGAAAAAACCGATCGCATTTTAGGCGCACACATCATCGGTCCGCACGCGGGAGATTTGATCGCCGAAGCAGCAGTGGCCATGGAATTCGGCGCCAGCAGCGAAGACCTTGCCCGCTGTTGCCACGCGCATCCAACGTTGGCAGAAGCGGTAAAGGAAGCGTCACTGGCGGTGGACGGGCGGGCATTGCATATGTAA
- a CDS encoding DUF1254 domain-containing protein: MKRPTTSLIALTVTFAFVAQARAQGEIPKQVTTPDHVQSKLGALGFKDGYPTKETAEKIRDELDYLHGVDAFMNSIQGVSLYALRKGFADVGVQDGDFIYTSRMLDSNSLFLTANADTVYFWGNLDLAAGPLVVETPPMVLGIFDDFWFRWVGDFGLAGPDKGKGGTFLLVGPGYKGPLPEGGFFVLRSRTNHVTMLFRAFLEENDPAPAIARTKETLKIYPYQAGSYGNSVGSYLSGKAPLVTSPSKRTTPRFVEGSGLVVNTIPPNDFGHFEMLNQLVQMEPAEALDPELAGQFAAIGIVKGKEFAPDARMRKVLEKAVVVGNAASRTLGVGAHPTDRWRFYEESSAWWNMLFEGGYQFLNPPPQIMENGEVKQSPNLGARRVHSRTGFFYTATGITPAMCMFLTNVGSQYLIANLDANGQPFDGSKTYKVNLPKDIPAARFWSFTVYDNQSRSMLQTPQKYPRAGSQSYPSPAATMNGDGSTTIYFAPERPDGVDRGNWIQTDPDKGWFVILRLYSPLESFFDKTWRPGEIELAD; this comes from the coding sequence ATGAAGCGACCGACGACATCTCTAATCGCGCTGACAGTGACGTTTGCATTCGTCGCACAAGCCCGGGCTCAGGGGGAAATTCCAAAGCAAGTCACGACACCGGATCACGTCCAATCGAAACTTGGAGCTCTGGGCTTCAAAGACGGATACCCCACTAAAGAAACCGCGGAAAAGATTCGTGACGAACTCGACTATCTCCATGGCGTCGATGCGTTCATGAATTCGATTCAGGGTGTCTCTCTTTACGCCCTTAGAAAGGGGTTCGCGGACGTCGGAGTGCAAGATGGCGATTTCATCTACACATCGAGGATGCTAGATTCGAATTCTCTGTTCCTGACTGCCAATGCGGACACGGTCTATTTCTGGGGGAATCTTGATCTTGCTGCAGGGCCGCTTGTGGTTGAGACGCCACCAATGGTTCTGGGAATCTTCGACGATTTCTGGTTCCGATGGGTCGGAGACTTCGGACTTGCCGGACCGGACAAGGGGAAAGGTGGGACCTTTCTACTCGTGGGCCCCGGCTACAAAGGACCACTTCCGGAAGGTGGGTTTTTTGTTCTGCGATCGCGGACGAACCATGTCACGATGTTGTTTCGAGCTTTCCTTGAAGAGAACGATCCCGCACCCGCCATCGCCCGCACCAAAGAGACGCTAAAAATCTATCCCTACCAAGCGGGAAGCTACGGGAACAGCGTGGGCAGCTATCTGTCCGGCAAGGCTCCGCTGGTCACGTCGCCCTCCAAGCGCACAACCCCGCGATTCGTCGAGGGATCAGGTCTTGTCGTCAACACCATACCGCCCAATGACTTCGGTCACTTCGAAATGCTAAATCAGTTGGTACAGATGGAGCCGGCCGAAGCGCTCGATCCGGAACTTGCCGGTCAATTTGCGGCTATCGGCATCGTTAAGGGCAAAGAGTTTGCCCCCGATGCCCGCATGAGGAAGGTTTTGGAGAAAGCGGTCGTTGTGGGAAATGCGGCGTCCCGCACACTCGGTGTGGGAGCGCACCCGACCGACCGTTGGCGTTTCTACGAAGAATCTTCTGCGTGGTGGAACATGCTGTTCGAGGGTGGGTATCAGTTCCTCAATCCCCCTCCGCAGATCATGGAAAATGGCGAAGTCAAGCAGTCTCCGAATCTAGGAGCACGTCGAGTTCATTCCCGCACCGGATTCTTTTACACCGCAACTGGAATCACACCAGCAATGTGTATGTTCTTGACCAATGTTGGCTCCCAATATCTCATTGCCAATCTTGATGCGAATGGTCAGCCGTTCGACGGTTCTAAAACGTACAAGGTCAATCTTCCCAAGGACATTCCGGCGGCACGCTTCTGGTCATTTACTGTGTATGACAACCAGTCTCGATCGATGCTGCAGACCCCGCAGAAGTACCCCCGTGCCGGAAGCCAAAGCTATCCAAGTCCAGCAGCCACAATGAACGGGGACGGTTCGACGACGATTTACTTCGCTCCTGAGCGGCCCGATGGAGTCGACCGAGGCAATTGGATCCAGACCGATCCGGACAAGGGTTGGTTTGTGATCCTGCGGCTGTACAGCCCGCTAGAATCCTTTTTCGACAAGACTTGGCGGCCGGGGGAAATTGAACTGGCTGACTAG
- a CDS encoding amidase, which yields MFKVTEGFAMENADLSIAELQACFDRGEQTAATVCEAFLKRIASIDRAGPELRSVIEINPDALATATALDSERQSKGARGPLQGVPMLVKDSIDTADRMMTTAGSLALEGNIATQDAFVVQKLREAGVVLLGKSNMSEWGYMRSTRACSGWSSRGGQTRNPYVLDRSPLGSSSGSGVAVAANLCLGAIGAEVDGSIVRPASANGIVGLKPTVGLVSRCGVIGVAEPQDTVGPMARCVADIAALMNVISGTDPEDPATAAADEKRPSDFCDALQPDALRGARLGVARECFSGHEGTNGVIERAIATLRKVGAEIIDPIRATSLPFFGPLERELFQYGIKSNINAYLAAHPTAMIRDFDELIEFNRHHADQVMPYFKQEFFEMAQTKEGWDAARCVEVRNELRRLSRTDGIDKALSEHQLDAIIAPTEGSPPFVIDPIVGDHIIPFGCSTPPAIAGYPHITVPSGFVHGLPVGLSFFGGAFQDFKLIGYAFAFEQATHARQSPQFLPTIP from the coding sequence GTGTTCAAAGTGACCGAGGGCTTCGCCATGGAAAACGCGGATTTGAGCATTGCCGAACTCCAAGCCTGTTTCGATCGCGGCGAACAGACTGCAGCGACCGTGTGCGAAGCCTTCTTGAAACGCATTGCGAGCATCGATCGTGCCGGACCTGAATTGCGGTCAGTGATTGAAATCAACCCCGATGCACTCGCCACAGCCACGGCACTGGACTCAGAACGACAATCGAAGGGGGCGCGTGGTCCACTTCAAGGCGTGCCGATGCTAGTCAAGGACAGCATCGACACGGCCGACCGGATGATGACGACGGCAGGTTCTCTAGCCCTCGAAGGAAATATCGCCACTCAGGATGCTTTCGTTGTTCAGAAACTGCGCGAAGCTGGCGTCGTTTTGTTGGGCAAGAGCAACATGAGCGAATGGGGTTACATGCGCTCAACCCGCGCCTGTAGTGGATGGAGTAGCCGCGGCGGCCAAACACGCAACCCCTACGTGCTCGATCGGAGTCCCCTTGGTTCGAGTAGTGGATCTGGAGTGGCGGTGGCGGCCAATTTGTGCCTGGGTGCGATCGGTGCGGAGGTTGATGGCTCGATTGTAAGGCCGGCTTCAGCCAACGGTATCGTCGGCCTGAAGCCGACCGTCGGACTCGTCAGTCGCTGTGGAGTGATCGGTGTCGCTGAGCCCCAAGATACAGTGGGCCCCATGGCCCGATGTGTGGCCGATATCGCGGCCTTAATGAATGTCATTTCAGGCACCGATCCGGAGGACCCGGCAACGGCCGCGGCAGATGAAAAGCGTCCTTCGGATTTTTGCGACGCACTTCAGCCGGATGCCTTACGGGGCGCTAGACTAGGCGTGGCTCGAGAATGCTTTTCGGGCCACGAAGGGACGAATGGCGTCATTGAGCGTGCCATCGCAACGCTCCGGAAGGTCGGAGCCGAGATCATCGATCCCATTCGAGCCACGTCATTACCTTTCTTCGGCCCACTAGAACGTGAATTATTCCAATACGGTATCAAATCAAATATTAACGCATACCTGGCAGCACACCCGACGGCCATGATTCGTGACTTCGACGAACTCATCGAATTTAACCGACACCATGCGGATCAGGTCATGCCGTATTTTAAACAAGAGTTTTTCGAAATGGCGCAAACCAAAGAAGGCTGGGACGCAGCACGATGCGTGGAAGTCCGGAATGAACTGCGCCGTTTGTCGCGTACCGATGGCATCGACAAAGCACTGTCGGAGCATCAACTCGATGCAATCATTGCCCCCACGGAAGGGTCACCGCCATTCGTGATCGACCCAATTGTCGGCGACCACATCATTCCATTTGGCTGCTCGACTCCTCCGGCGATTGCAGGTTATCCGCATATTACTGTGCCATCCGGTTTTGTTCATGGCTTACCAGTCGGACTCTCATTTTTTGGCGGAGCATTTCAAGACTTCAAGCTCATCGGGTACGCCTTTGCCTTTGAGCAAGCCACACACGCGCGGCAGTCTCCGCAGTTTCTACCGACCATCCCCTAA
- a CDS encoding L-threonylcarbamoyladenylate synthase has translation MSTSADISHAAQLLRDGGLVAIPTETVYGLAAHALDPLAVARVFAAKGRPNFDPLIVHVPEREALADLVSEFPATAVKLAEQFWPGPLTMVLPKRDIVPDIVTAGLSSVAIRIPDHPVAQALLKEAGIPLAAPSANPFGRLSPTTAAHVREQLGDAVDFILDGGPCRVGVESTVVQITGDQVQLLRPGGVTLEELEAVVGSVVIPSANAHPSSAAQPSPGTLPQHYAPGTPLILATGDDQAPASGKRTGLLCLTAPSNTIAYVVVEELSNTGNLTEAAANFFAALRRLDAAGLDVIIAQPFRDTGLGRALNDRLTRAATK, from the coding sequence ATGTCCACATCGGCCGACATCTCGCATGCCGCTCAACTTCTCCGCGATGGAGGGTTGGTGGCGATCCCCACTGAAACGGTTTACGGCCTCGCCGCTCATGCGCTCGATCCGTTGGCCGTAGCGCGGGTCTTCGCCGCCAAGGGGCGCCCTAATTTCGATCCCTTGATCGTGCACGTCCCCGAGCGCGAGGCCTTAGCCGATTTGGTCAGCGAGTTTCCCGCAACGGCTGTGAAACTGGCCGAACAATTTTGGCCCGGCCCGCTGACGATGGTATTGCCCAAACGCGATATCGTCCCCGACATCGTCACCGCTGGGCTATCCTCCGTCGCCATCCGCATCCCCGACCACCCCGTCGCCCAAGCACTGCTCAAAGAAGCCGGCATCCCCTTAGCCGCTCCCAGCGCCAATCCATTCGGACGGCTCAGCCCCACCACAGCTGCGCATGTTCGCGAGCAGCTCGGAGACGCGGTCGATTTCATTCTCGATGGCGGCCCCTGTCGCGTTGGTGTCGAATCCACCGTCGTGCAGATCACCGGCGATCAAGTGCAGCTGCTTCGTCCCGGCGGGGTGACGTTGGAGGAGTTAGAGGCAGTCGTCGGCAGCGTCGTCATCCCGTCTGCTAACGCGCATCCTTCCTCCGCCGCCCAACCCTCGCCCGGCACATTACCACAACATTATGCTCCCGGCACGCCGCTGATCTTGGCAACGGGCGATGATCAAGCTCCAGCATCCGGCAAACGGACCGGCCTCCTGTGCCTCACCGCCCCGTCCAACACGATCGCCTACGTCGTTGTCGAAGAGCTCTCAAACACCGGCAACCTCACCGAAGCCGCCGCCAACTTCTTCGCCGCGCTGCGCCGCTTAGACGCCGCCGGATTGGATGTCATCATCGCCCAACCCTTCCGCGACACGGGCCTAGGCCGCGCCCTCAACGACCGTCTAACCCGCGCCGCAACCAAGTAA
- a CDS encoding HDOD domain-containing protein, whose protein sequence is MTPINTTELLRQVCGTQPPPIPEPGLQLCLELAADETTSPRFLADSLSEMPSLSRRFLILANSLLPTSAAARNAQTACATIEPALTADVLWVLALSDAMQHTATRSGLRLWKHSLLTAAMVRHIQQHLVKPPGGSAWVAGMAHDIGHLFLNGPATEQGIDWHVEHDRLLDQNPGPLPQRNHCLIGAGLLSLWNTPSAIISAAQYHHHPADADAEVRSLVALVRVADLIAEHVDAEHLREELNLEQSAAWQIVKDTCGMKSQSVEQLLADVLIPASLQADRLAGLLAK, encoded by the coding sequence ATGACTCCCATCAATACGACAGAACTGTTAAGGCAGGTGTGCGGCACGCAACCGCCGCCGATTCCCGAACCGGGGCTGCAGTTGTGTCTAGAGTTGGCCGCCGACGAGACCACCTCGCCCCGCTTCCTGGCCGACTCTCTCTCTGAGATGCCGTCGCTGAGTCGACGTTTTCTCATCTTAGCCAACAGCTTGTTGCCCACCTCGGCCGCCGCGCGCAATGCACAAACAGCCTGTGCGACAATCGAGCCCGCACTCACGGCCGACGTCTTGTGGGTCTTGGCGCTGAGCGATGCCATGCAACACACGGCAACGCGCAGCGGCCTCCGATTGTGGAAGCATTCCCTGTTGACCGCTGCCATGGTGCGTCACATCCAGCAACATCTGGTGAAGCCTCCCGGCGGGTCCGCTTGGGTGGCGGGAATGGCGCACGACATTGGACATCTCTTCCTGAACGGTCCGGCCACCGAGCAGGGCATCGACTGGCATGTCGAGCATGATCGACTGCTGGATCAAAATCCGGGACCGCTGCCGCAACGCAACCATTGCCTCATCGGTGCCGGCCTGCTGAGTCTGTGGAATACGCCGTCGGCGATCATCAGCGCAGCCCAATATCACCATCATCCGGCGGACGCAGATGCGGAAGTCCGTTCCCTGGTCGCGCTCGTTCGCGTGGCGGATCTAATCGCCGAACATGTCGATGCCGAACATCTCCGCGAGGAGTTAAATCTCGAACAATCCGCCGCTTGGCAAATTGTCAAAGACACGTGCGGAATGAAATCGCAAAGCGTCGAACAGCTCCTCGCCGACGTGCTGATCCCCGCCTCCCTGCAGGCAGACCGGCTGGCTGGATTGCTAGCCAAATAA
- a CDS encoding tetratricopeptide repeat protein: protein MSRPSQFQIWLTLAAGLTLLVPGCASTSNTDVSLNDAGWMSSLKKKFTPKTEYAKIIQPTHTGEPSSQLFVAYGKLEESRKNVNKAHDAYSTALAKDPKSYEAILGLARLEQLAGRPETAEQGFLKAQAIAPGSPDVMTALGQFYSDQNRWDEAIALHRQAFQAEPTNTQLRYGLARVLTQAGRVDEGLAQFEESLHENVANSTAAAEYNVGVILHEQGRFVEAEQHLLKATIHDPSMAQAQEWLDVVRRDKSRQQAIAAINTNGRRIQQVSAQQHMQQPAASGVSPASHTEYSQPRPTANIQGVQPIQAGNLSR, encoded by the coding sequence ATGTCTCGTCCTTCTCAATTCCAAATTTGGTTGACGCTTGCTGCCGGATTGACGCTTCTCGTTCCAGGCTGCGCTAGTACTTCCAATACGGATGTGTCGCTGAACGACGCCGGCTGGATGTCCTCGCTGAAAAAGAAGTTTACGCCCAAAACGGAATACGCAAAGATCATTCAGCCGACACATACCGGCGAACCAAGTTCGCAGTTGTTTGTCGCCTACGGGAAACTTGAGGAGAGCCGCAAAAATGTGAACAAGGCTCACGATGCCTACTCTACTGCGCTGGCCAAAGATCCCAAGTCCTATGAGGCGATCCTCGGTTTGGCTCGGTTGGAACAATTGGCCGGTCGGCCCGAAACCGCTGAACAAGGCTTTCTCAAAGCCCAAGCGATTGCTCCCGGATCGCCCGATGTGATGACCGCGCTGGGACAGTTTTATTCCGATCAGAACCGTTGGGATGAAGCAATCGCCCTGCATCGCCAAGCGTTTCAGGCCGAACCCACCAATACCCAACTCCGGTATGGTTTGGCACGCGTGCTGACACAGGCCGGTCGCGTTGATGAAGGCTTGGCCCAGTTCGAAGAGTCGCTACACGAAAACGTCGCAAACAGCACCGCTGCCGCGGAATACAACGTCGGCGTCATCTTGCACGAACAGGGCCGCTTTGTCGAAGCCGAACAACATCTACTCAAAGCCACCATTCACGACCCCAGCATGGCTCAAGCACAGGAATGGCTGGATGTGGTACGACGCGATAAGTCACGACAACAAGCGATTGCCGCCATCAATACCAATGGGAGACGCATTCAGCAAGTTTCGGCTCAGCAACACATGCAACAGCCTGCGGCCTCTGGGGTCTCACCGGCAAGTCACACCGAATACTCTCAACCACGTCCGACCGCCAACATTCAAGGCGTGCAACCGATCCAGGCCGGCAACCTATCCCGATAG
- a CDS encoding ATPase: protein MIDHRRNQPESPSTESDVKPQGRTAGGAITELYGELFEKKWSMPKEVTAIPRSEAPPTASLPPGEGIPSIQHCEAPSAPQSLEETGLALMQVCDLILKQLYLQGGLLGLDLAKEARLPFNVVDEALRFLKDEKCIEVATGELIGRVSYKFHLTDLGRNRARDAFEQCRYMGPAPVSLEDYVRQCHRQSVVGMTCNATALMAAFENMIIRPNLMQELGPAVCSGRSIFIYGPPGNGKTMIAKGLGNFLNSGGGEIYVPYAIQTENSVITVFDPTLHDVTDNDDDLSVDDSDESMRLLNENTVDRRWRRVRRPVVITGGELTLEMLDLRYNATANFYQAPLHIKANGGVFLIDDFGRQIVSPRDLLNRWILPLEEREDYLTLTTGKKFSVPFEQLIIFSTNLDPRELVDEAFLRRIRHKIQIGPPSRELYTEIFELSCKQRNIPFAQPAVDYLYRTFYDAGKPPRSSDPRDLLEICQSICRFEEQEVVLSEDLISEAAQRFFCQI, encoded by the coding sequence ATGATCGATCACCGCAGGAATCAACCGGAATCACCCAGCACCGAATCGGATGTCAAGCCGCAGGGGCGGACTGCCGGCGGCGCGATCACTGAATTGTACGGGGAGCTATTCGAGAAAAAATGGTCGATGCCCAAAGAGGTGACCGCGATTCCTCGCTCTGAGGCGCCCCCCACAGCTTCCTTGCCACCGGGAGAAGGTATCCCGTCAATTCAACATTGCGAGGCCCCCTCTGCGCCCCAATCCTTGGAAGAAACCGGATTGGCGTTAATGCAGGTCTGCGATTTGATTCTCAAGCAACTCTACTTGCAAGGGGGGCTGTTGGGGCTGGATTTGGCCAAAGAGGCCCGCTTGCCATTCAACGTCGTCGATGAAGCCTTGCGGTTTCTCAAAGATGAAAAATGTATCGAAGTCGCCACTGGGGAATTGATCGGTCGCGTTTCCTACAAATTTCATTTGACCGACTTGGGCCGTAACCGCGCCCGCGACGCATTTGAACAGTGCCGGTATATGGGGCCCGCTCCGGTCTCGTTGGAAGATTATGTTCGTCAATGCCATCGGCAATCCGTTGTGGGCATGACCTGCAACGCCACCGCGTTGATGGCTGCTTTTGAGAATATGATCATCCGTCCCAATCTCATGCAGGAATTGGGGCCGGCGGTCTGCAGCGGCCGCTCGATTTTCATCTACGGCCCTCCGGGTAACGGCAAAACGATGATCGCCAAGGGGCTGGGGAATTTTCTCAATTCCGGCGGCGGCGAAATTTATGTGCCTTATGCGATTCAAACGGAAAACAGCGTCATCACGGTGTTTGATCCGACGCTCCACGACGTGACCGACAATGACGATGATTTGAGCGTCGATGATTCGGACGAATCGATGCGCCTGCTCAATGAAAACACTGTCGACCGTCGCTGGCGCCGCGTGCGGCGACCTGTAGTCATCACCGGTGGTGAATTGACGCTCGAAATGCTTGATCTGAGATACAATGCGACCGCCAACTTTTATCAAGCCCCGCTGCACATCAAAGCCAATGGCGGCGTGTTTTTGATCGACGACTTTGGCCGCCAAATCGTCAGCCCCCGCGACTTGCTCAATCGCTGGATTTTGCCATTGGAAGAACGGGAAGATTATCTCACGCTGACGACAGGCAAGAAATTCTCAGTGCCGTTTGAGCAGTTGATCATCTTCTCCACCAACTTAGATCCACGGGAATTGGTCGACGAAGCGTTCTTGCGGCGGATTCGTCACAAGATCCAAATCGGCCCGCCTTCGCGGGAACTGTACACGGAGATTTTTGAGCTATCTTGCAAGCAGCGGAATATCCCATTTGCCCAGCCCGCCGTGGATTACCTTTATCGCACGTTTTACGATGCCGGAAAGCCGCCCCGGTCGAGCGATCCACGGGATTTGTTGGAGATTTGCCAGTCGATCTGCCGATTCGAAGAGCAGGAAGTTGTGCTTTCCGAGGATCTAATCTCCGAGGCTGCGCAGCGGTTCTTCTGTCAGATCTAA
- a CDS encoding Rieske (2Fe-2S) protein → MSNRIRVAAVAEIPPGTAKEVLAGERILAVYHVEGEFYALDGICPHAGGPLGEGTLQGNIVTCPWHGWQFDVTSGQHCLNDHLKHPCFPVTVDGGEVFVELG, encoded by the coding sequence ATGTCCAATCGCATACGTGTCGCTGCCGTAGCTGAGATTCCCCCGGGAACTGCTAAGGAGGTTCTCGCCGGCGAGCGGATTTTGGCAGTGTATCATGTTGAGGGCGAATTTTATGCACTGGACGGCATCTGCCCTCATGCTGGCGGTCCGTTGGGAGAAGGTACACTGCAGGGGAACATCGTCACCTGTCCCTGGCATGGTTGGCAATTCGACGTCACCTCCGGTCAGCATTGCCTCAACGATCACCTCAAGCATCCTTGTTTTCCGGTGACTGTTGACGGAGGCGAGGTCTTCGTCGAATTGGGATGA
- a CDS encoding SpoIIAA family protein, whose protein sequence is MITEIESSDSNILAFQLSGKLHDEDYKVFVPIVERAVEAHGKIRLLSQFHDFHGWDTHALWDDIKFATKHCTAMERIALVGDKSWEKWMAMVCKPFTMAKIEYFDAADIDKAWAWLREE, encoded by the coding sequence ATGATTACAGAAATTGAATCCAGCGACAGTAATATTTTAGCGTTCCAACTCAGCGGAAAATTGCACGACGAGGACTACAAGGTCTTTGTCCCGATCGTAGAACGCGCAGTGGAAGCCCACGGCAAGATTCGCTTGCTGTCTCAATTCCACGACTTCCATGGCTGGGATACGCACGCACTCTGGGATGACATCAAATTTGCCACGAAACACTGCACCGCCATGGAACGGATCGCATTGGTGGGCGACAAGTCCTGGGAAAAATGGATGGCCATGGTCTGCAAGCCGTTCACGATGGCCAAAATCGAATACTTTGATGCCGCCGACATCGACAAAGCGTGGGCTTGGTTACGGGAAGAGTAA
- a CDS encoding neutral/alkaline non-lysosomal ceramidase N-terminal domain-containing protein, with protein sequence MNRLLIFMCAMSSILLGTSAAFADFEVGTGMQVITPDPLLPISGGMGIPKPATGKQGELTARAIVFRKGETTVAVVGLDLLGFPSVLADRVRKQVPRIDARNIMIGSSHTHSGPDCYAFPLPTGGHTGNLKFMDDVCNKAAQAINTAIDNLQPGYLKINTGAAKGKIAYNYYAPNLYDRRMSVIQAVTPEGKTIATLVNYAIHPEVLGNSEGVLSPDLVGPLCDKLEKDTGGMALFMNGAQGGMITADNRDLNKPKDPLTGYWYDSRTWEECLRIGHLMADEAQRIVQDAPIQKNPQLFCDAIDVRFPVDSDLMWAVITGSPLKYPHNKDQSITSRINLVNIGDAQILTIPGEALPNIGFFLKRKMRGKHNLLFGLTNDAFGYILTEVDFGSFDRYKYVSGTSLGEQTGEILIDKSLEFVKKSPAPDSSK encoded by the coding sequence ATGAATCGACTCTTGATTTTTATGTGCGCAATGTCTTCGATCCTATTGGGAACGTCTGCTGCTTTTGCAGACTTTGAAGTAGGCACCGGGATGCAGGTCATTACCCCCGATCCGCTCCTCCCAATTTCCGGTGGCATGGGCATTCCGAAACCGGCAACGGGAAAACAGGGCGAATTGACGGCGCGGGCCATCGTATTTCGCAAAGGGGAGACGACCGTTGCGGTGGTTGGCCTGGACCTGCTGGGATTCCCTTCGGTGCTGGCCGATCGTGTCCGCAAACAAGTTCCGCGCATTGATGCACGGAATATCATGATCGGCTCGTCACATACGCACAGCGGCCCGGATTGCTATGCCTTCCCACTGCCGACCGGCGGACATACCGGCAATTTGAAGTTCATGGACGACGTATGCAATAAGGCCGCTCAGGCGATCAACACTGCGATCGACAATCTGCAGCCGGGGTATTTGAAAATCAATACCGGCGCAGCCAAAGGGAAAATTGCCTACAACTATTACGCTCCCAATCTATACGACCGGCGGATGAGCGTGATCCAGGCGGTCACCCCTGAAGGCAAGACAATCGCCACATTGGTCAATTACGCCATACACCCCGAGGTGCTGGGCAACAGTGAAGGCGTTCTGAGTCCCGACTTAGTAGGTCCGCTGTGCGACAAGTTGGAGAAGGATACCGGAGGGATGGCGCTGTTTATGAATGGAGCGCAAGGGGGAATGATCACCGCCGACAATCGTGATCTGAATAAGCCCAAGGATCCACTGACCGGCTATTGGTATGATTCACGGACCTGGGAAGAATGTCTCCGCATCGGACACCTGATGGCGGACGAAGCGCAGCGGATCGTTCAGGATGCTCCGATTCAAAAGAATCCACAACTGTTTTGCGACGCCATCGACGTGCGGTTTCCTGTCGACTCTGATTTGATGTGGGCAGTCATTACCGGCTCACCGCTGAAATACCCGCACAACAAGGATCAGAGCATCACGTCCCGCATCAATCTGGTGAACATCGGTGACGCTCAGATTCTTACGATCCCCGGCGAAGCGCTGCCCAACATCGGCTTTTTCCTGAAACGCAAGATGCGCGGCAAACACAACCTGCTGTTCGGTCTAACTAACGACGCCTTTGGTTATATTCTGACCGAAGTCGATTTCGGCAGTTTTGATCGCTACAAATATGTTTCAGGGACATCGTTGGGCGAACAGACCGGCGAAATCCTGATCGACAAATCATTGGAGTTTGTCAAGAAGTCACCGGCTCCCGATTCATCGAAGTAA